A genomic window from Anthocerotibacter panamensis C109 includes:
- a CDS encoding non-ribosomal peptide synthetase gives MNPSTHPSPLHAEESAPLSSAQQRLWFLDQLYPGNPAYNISEAWRLSGPLHRMALEESLQALIKRHGALRTRFAGSLPIQIVAPTVTLEVPLVDLQALAPTEREDEARRLGHIEARQPFDLAVGPLFRVQLIRFSPEDHLLLWTIHHIVSDGWSMGLLIRELVAGYTAFIQGEPLLLPPLPITYTDFARRPPSQRLQQALDYWQQQLAGAPTVLDLLTDYPRPPVQTFDGATHVFFLPKALTTALKALAQTSGATLVMALLAVIKVLLHRYTGQEDILVGSPTAQRNQVELEPLVGFFVNMLVLRTDLGEQPTFRQVLQRVCKTALEALDHQDIPFEQLVEHLQPERVLSHTPLFQVVFAPQVPEADLKAPGLTIKPLRFDTGNAIFDLTFSIVELFTGDVRVELEYNTALFTQATIERLAGHLSTLIQSALDHPDQPIHALTLLPAPERAALLALGQGPQTDYPRDATIHQLFEAQVLRAPEAIALVFGTQQHSYGALDHQANHLARHLQALGVTPATPVGLCVTRSPQMIIALLGILKAGAAYVPLDPQFPPERLSFMVTDAAVTLVLTVRPLQALVPETVPQVLLDEPWPRYPDAVHDSGQTGCSLAYILYTSGSTGKPKGVLTPHRAVVRLVCQTDYADFSAQQVFLQLAPLAFDASTFEIWGALLNGARLVLMPAATPSLEELAQALQTYAITTLWLTAGLFHLMVDAQLAALSAVAQVLAGGDVLSVGHVRRLLEQPGERVLINGYGPTESTTFACCHRMRSFKEMPGSVPIGRPIANTQVYILDGYQQPVPAGIAGELYVGGAGLALGYLNQEQLSAQQFISSPVVGARLYKTGDRVRYLGDGTIEFLGRWDAQVKIRGYRIEIGEVESVLHSHPQVRIAVVLVREDQPRSKRLVSYIVPEGGTVLTSHTLRQYLSTRLPEFMIPAAFVTLAHIPLTPNGKVDRKALPAPDQDRTDQPEPYIAPRTPVEKILVDIWSEILKRTQVGIQDNFFHLGGHSLLATQVISRVREIFSLDLPLHQFFTRPTVADLAQYVGGLRAQGQTTAVLPVVSVVGDRALPLSSCQQRLWLLDQLQAGSAAYNVPVTIHLHGILDEAALHASLNEIIRRHEILRTTFIVFDEQPRQVIAPRLMLELPVLDLQALSQVQVTKMEAQQPFDLTRGPLLRAKLFRLAPTEQVLMLTMHHIVSDGWSIGVLIQELSALYAAYSQGQPSGLAPLTIQYADFAHWQQQWLRSAAFETQFAYWQAQLAGAPTALDLPTDYPRPPVQSYRGAAHRFLVPQMLAQGLKTLSQHEGATLFMTLLAVFKVLLYRYTSQEDLVVGSPIANRNRAELEPLIGFFVNTLVLRTDLSGEPTFREMLRRVRTMTLDAYDHQDLPFEKLVEHLQPERAMSYTPLFQVMFVLQNAPLSSCVTGGLTLIPGEIANETAKFDLTLEMVETAQGMTAVLEYSTDLFERATLERMAGHWLTLAAAVVADPDQPISTLPLLTCAEREQLLIHWNETRQDFPQDRCIHAYFEQQVERTPEAIALVWGEQSLTYRQLNEQANQLAHHLQTLGVGPEVPVGICLERSRQMVVGLLAILKAGGAYVPLDPNYPSERLRWMLEDAHVLLTQESLGERLPVTPARVVFLEQEATTFTQAPTNNPDIPLACENLAYVIYTSGSTGRPKGVAITHRSVSAFITWAGGVFTPEDLRAVLAATSICFDLSVFELFVPLSWGGTVVLAQNALDLPTLPSITLVNTVPSAMAELVNSGGVPPSVRTVNLAGEPLQRKLIDQIYQIPTVQHVFNLYGPSEDTTYSTFVRLERAETTVPTIGRPLANTRVYILDAHQQPVPIGIPAELHLGGDGLARGYLNRPDLTAQKFVPDPFTPDGRLYKTGDLARYRADGQIEFLGRLDFQVKIRGFRIELGEVEAALSAHPQVREGIVVAREDPLGAKSLVAYLTPLPGPGAAALRSFLQERLPEYMVPSAFVTLDHLPLTPNGKVDRKALPAPSRDRSELETRFVAPDTPVMEALTQIWQEVLQIERVGIQDNFFALGGHSLLATQVLSRARNTFQVELSLRSFFAEPTIAHLAQVIHQSQPIPQAIPRITARRDEDAVFEQLHQLCDEEIRALLEDILREEEVNP, from the coding sequence ATGAACCCTTCTACCCACCCCAGCCCGCTACACGCAGAAGAAAGCGCCCCCCTCTCGTCTGCCCAACAACGCCTGTGGTTCCTCGACCAGTTGTACCCCGGCAACCCCGCCTACAACATCAGCGAGGCATGGCGCTTGAGCGGTCCTCTGCACCGCATGGCCCTGGAAGAAAGCTTGCAGGCGCTCATCAAACGCCACGGAGCACTCAGGACGCGTTTTGCTGGTAGCCTGCCCATCCAAATCGTTGCCCCTACGGTCACCCTGGAAGTACCCCTAGTAGATCTCCAGGCGCTAGCCCCTACTGAGCGGGAGGACGAAGCCCGTCGCCTAGGCCATATCGAGGCGCGACAACCTTTTGATCTGGCGGTGGGACCGCTTTTTAGGGTCCAACTGATCCGCTTTAGCCCGGAAGACCATCTGCTGCTCTGGACCATCCACCATATTGTCAGCGACGGCTGGTCGATGGGGCTTTTGATCCGGGAGCTGGTCGCTGGCTACACCGCCTTTATCCAGGGTGAACCGCTCCTGTTGCCCCCCTTGCCCATCACCTATACCGACTTCGCCCGTAGACCACCCAGCCAACGGCTCCAGCAAGCGTTGGACTATTGGCAGCAACAATTGGCCGGAGCCCCGACAGTCCTAGACCTGCTCACAGACTATCCCCGCCCGCCCGTACAGACTTTTGATGGGGCGACCCATGTTTTTTTTCTACCCAAGGCGCTGACCACAGCCCTCAAAGCCCTGGCGCAGACTTCAGGGGCAACCCTCGTCATGGCGTTGCTCGCTGTAATTAAGGTGTTGCTGCACCGCTACACCGGTCAAGAGGATATTCTAGTCGGCTCACCCACCGCCCAGCGCAACCAAGTCGAGCTTGAACCCTTGGTCGGTTTCTTCGTCAACATGCTGGTGTTGCGCACCGATCTGGGGGAGCAGCCCACATTCCGTCAGGTACTCCAACGGGTGTGTAAAACAGCGCTGGAGGCGCTGGACCATCAGGATATCCCGTTTGAACAACTCGTCGAACACCTCCAACCCGAGCGCGTCCTCAGCCATACCCCCCTCTTCCAAGTCGTGTTTGCCCCTCAGGTCCCCGAAGCAGACCTCAAAGCCCCTGGTCTGACGATCAAGCCCCTGCGCTTTGACACAGGCAACGCCATCTTCGATCTGACTTTCTCTATAGTCGAGCTATTCACCGGTGACGTGCGGGTGGAACTTGAATACAACACAGCCCTTTTCACCCAAGCCACAATAGAGCGTCTCGCCGGTCACCTGAGCACCCTTATCCAGAGCGCCCTCGACCACCCCGACCAGCCCATCCATGCCCTGACCCTCTTGCCTGCTCCAGAACGCGCCGCCCTCCTCGCCCTCGGTCAAGGCCCGCAGACCGACTATCCCCGAGATGCCACTATCCATCAACTGTTTGAAGCCCAAGTGCTCCGCGCCCCTGAGGCCATCGCCCTCGTTTTTGGTACCCAGCAGCACTCCTACGGCGCCCTCGACCACCAAGCTAATCACCTCGCCCGCCACCTGCAAGCGCTCGGCGTCACCCCTGCCACCCCGGTGGGCCTCTGTGTCACGCGCAGCCCCCAGATGATTATCGCCCTGTTGGGCATCCTCAAGGCGGGCGCAGCCTATGTCCCGCTGGACCCCCAGTTCCCGCCAGAGCGCCTGAGCTTCATGGTCACCGATGCCGCAGTCACCCTGGTGCTGACCGTCCGCCCACTCCAAGCACTCGTGCCAGAGACTGTCCCTCAGGTGCTCTTAGATGAGCCTTGGCCGCGCTACCCCGATGCTGTGCATGACTCTGGGCAAACCGGCTGCAGCCTCGCGTATATCCTGTACACCAGTGGCTCCACCGGCAAGCCCAAAGGCGTCTTGACCCCCCATCGTGCGGTCGTGCGCCTGGTGTGTCAGACGGACTACGCGGACTTCAGCGCCCAGCAGGTTTTTCTACAGCTTGCGCCCTTGGCATTTGACGCCTCGACATTTGAGATCTGGGGGGCGCTACTCAACGGGGCACGTCTGGTGCTGATGCCTGCTGCCACCCCTTCGTTGGAGGAGTTGGCCCAAGCGTTGCAGACCTACGCCATCACGACCTTGTGGCTGACAGCAGGACTTTTTCATCTGATGGTGGATGCACAGCTAGCAGCATTAAGCGCTGTGGCGCAGGTGTTGGCGGGCGGGGATGTGCTGAGTGTGGGTCATGTGCGCAGGCTGTTGGAGCAGCCTGGAGAGCGTGTGCTCATCAATGGGTATGGTCCGACGGAGAGTACGACGTTTGCGTGCTGTCACCGGATGCGGAGCTTTAAGGAGATGCCAGGGAGTGTGCCGATAGGTCGTCCGATTGCGAACACGCAGGTATATATCTTGGATGGCTATCAGCAGCCGGTGCCGGCGGGGATAGCTGGGGAGTTGTATGTGGGGGGAGCGGGATTGGCGCTGGGGTACCTGAACCAAGAGCAGTTGAGCGCGCAGCAGTTCATCTCTAGTCCGGTGGTGGGAGCGCGGTTGTACAAGACTGGGGACCGGGTGCGGTATCTCGGGGATGGGACGATTGAATTTCTAGGTCGCTGGGATGCCCAGGTAAAAATACGGGGCTACCGCATCGAGATAGGTGAAGTGGAGAGTGTGCTCCACAGCCATCCGCAGGTGCGCATAGCTGTGGTCCTGGTCCGCGAAGACCAGCCCAGATCTAAACGGCTCGTCAGCTACATCGTGCCGGAGGGAGGTACCGTACTCACCAGTCATACCCTGCGCCAGTATCTAAGCACCCGCTTACCTGAATTCATGATTCCCGCAGCCTTCGTGACCCTAGCGCACATACCGCTGACGCCCAATGGCAAAGTGGACCGCAAAGCCCTGCCGGCCCCCGACCAAGACCGCACGGACCAGCCGGAGCCCTATATCGCCCCGCGCACCCCAGTCGAAAAAATTCTGGTCGATATCTGGTCCGAAATACTTAAGCGCACTCAAGTGGGTATCCAGGACAATTTCTTCCATCTGGGGGGACACTCGCTCTTAGCCACCCAGGTCATTTCGCGGGTGCGTGAAATTTTTAGCCTAGACCTCCCCTTACACCAGTTCTTTACCCGACCCACGGTGGCAGACCTCGCGCAGTACGTCGGGGGGTTGCGGGCACAGGGTCAGACCACGGCAGTTTTGCCTGTGGTGTCGGTGGTTGGGGATAGAGCCCTGCCCCTGTCCTCCTGCCAGCAACGGCTCTGGTTGCTCGACCAGTTACAAGCAGGCAGCGCCGCCTACAATGTCCCCGTCACCATTCACCTGCATGGCATCCTTGATGAAGCCGCCCTGCATGCCAGCCTCAACGAAATCATCCGCCGCCACGAAATCCTGCGCACGACATTTATAGTGTTCGATGAACAACCCCGGCAGGTCATTGCGCCTCGCCTGATGCTGGAGCTGCCCGTCCTCGACCTCCAAGCGCTGTCACAGGTGCAGGTGACCAAGATGGAGGCCCAACAGCCCTTTGACCTGACCCGAGGCCCCCTCCTGCGGGCCAAACTCTTCCGACTAGCCCCGACCGAGCAAGTCCTGATGCTGACGATGCACCATATTGTCAGTGACGGCTGGTCCATCGGCGTGCTGATCCAGGAGCTATCCGCCCTCTACGCCGCCTACAGCCAGGGTCAACCTTCCGGGCTCGCACCCTTGACGATACAGTATGCGGACTTTGCCCATTGGCAACAGCAGTGGTTACGCAGTGCGGCCTTTGAGACTCAGTTTGCTTACTGGCAGGCACAGCTCGCTGGAGCCCCGACAGCCCTAGACCTGCCCACGGACTACCCGCGTCCCCCTGTCCAAAGCTACCGGGGGGCAGCCCACCGCTTCTTGGTACCCCAGATGCTAGCGCAGGGGCTCAAAACCCTCAGCCAACACGAAGGCGCAACGCTGTTCATGACGCTGTTGGCGGTATTTAAAGTGTTGCTCTACCGCTACACCAGCCAGGAAGACTTGGTCGTGGGCTCCCCCATCGCCAACCGCAACCGCGCCGAACTCGAACCGTTGATTGGCTTTTTCGTCAACACTTTAGTCCTCAGGACTGACCTGAGTGGCGAACCGACCTTCCGGGAGATGCTCCGGCGCGTGCGTACGATGACGCTTGACGCCTACGACCATCAAGACCTGCCCTTCGAAAAACTGGTCGAGCACCTCCAACCAGAGCGAGCGATGAGCTACACGCCGCTGTTTCAGGTCATGTTTGTCCTGCAAAATGCTCCGCTGTCCTCCTGTGTGACCGGAGGCTTGACTCTTATCCCCGGTGAGATTGCAAACGAGACAGCTAAGTTCGACTTGACGCTTGAGATGGTGGAGACCGCTCAGGGCATGACGGCTGTGCTGGAGTACAGTACGGACCTCTTCGAGCGGGCGACGCTAGAGCGCATGGCGGGGCATTGGCTCACCCTCGCGGCGGCGGTGGTCGCGGACCCCGACCAACCGATTTCGACACTCCCGCTCTTGACGTGCGCTGAACGTGAGCAACTCCTAATCCACTGGAACGAGACCCGGCAGGACTTCCCCCAGGATCGCTGTATCCATGCGTATTTTGAACAACAGGTAGAACGCACCCCCGAAGCGATAGCCCTAGTTTGGGGCGAGCAATCCCTGACCTACCGGCAGTTAAACGAACAGGCTAACCAACTCGCCCATCATCTCCAGACCCTAGGCGTCGGTCCTGAAGTCCCTGTGGGTATCTGCCTGGAGCGCTCCAGACAGATGGTAGTCGGTTTGCTCGCCATCCTCAAGGCGGGGGGAGCCTACGTGCCTCTTGATCCCAACTATCCGAGCGAGCGGTTGCGATGGATGTTAGAAGACGCACACGTACTCCTGACCCAGGAAAGTTTGGGCGAGCGCCTGCCTGTGACCCCTGCGCGGGTCGTCTTCCTAGAGCAAGAGGCGACAACCTTCACCCAGGCTCCGACCAACAACCCCGACATCCCGCTCGCTTGCGAAAATCTTGCTTATGTGATCTACACCAGCGGTTCGACCGGTAGACCCAAGGGCGTCGCCATTACCCATCGCAGCGTCAGTGCCTTTATCACCTGGGCTGGGGGGGTGTTTACGCCAGAAGACCTCCGGGCAGTGCTGGCAGCGACTTCTATCTGTTTTGACCTCTCGGTATTTGAACTTTTTGTCCCCCTGAGTTGGGGCGGCACGGTGGTTCTGGCCCAAAATGCCTTGGATTTACCCACCCTCCCCTCCATTACGCTGGTCAATACAGTCCCTTCCGCCATGGCTGAATTGGTCAACAGTGGCGGGGTGCCCCCCTCAGTACGGACGGTCAATTTGGCTGGAGAACCGCTTCAGCGCAAGCTCATCGACCAGATTTATCAAATCCCGACCGTCCAGCACGTTTTTAATCTCTACGGTCCCTCAGAGGACACCACCTACTCTACTTTTGTCCGGCTAGAGCGCGCCGAGACCACCGTGCCGACCATTGGTCGTCCCCTCGCCAACACCCGCGTCTATATCCTGGATGCCCACCAGCAGCCAGTCCCCATCGGTATCCCTGCCGAACTGCACCTCGGCGGCGACGGGTTGGCCCGCGGCTACCTCAACCGCCCGGACTTGACTGCTCAAAAGTTTGTCCCTGACCCCTTTACCCCCGACGGGCGGCTCTACAAGACAGGCGACCTAGCCCGCTACCGCGCAGACGGTCAGATTGAGTTTTTGGGACGGTTGGACTTCCAGGTGAAGATCCGGGGTTTTCGCATTGAATTGGGGGAAGTCGAAGCAGCCCTCAGCGCCCATCCCCAAGTGCGCGAGGGGATCGTCGTCGCCCGCGAAGACCCGCTCGGAGCTAAAAGTCTGGTGGCCTACCTTACGCCCCTGCCGGGACCGGGAGCAGCAGCGCTACGCAGTTTCCTCCAAGAGCGGCTCCCCGAATATATGGTGCCCTCGGCTTTTGTGACTTTGGATCATCTGCCCTTGACCCCCAATGGCAAAGTGGACCGCAAGGCCCTCCCCGCCCCCAGTCGGGACCGCTCGGAGCTAGAGACCCGTTTTGTCGCCCCGGACACGCCCGTCATGGAAGCACTGACCCAGATCTGGCAGGAAGTCCTCCAGATCGAACGGGTGGGTATCCAGGACAATTTCTTTGCACTAGGCGGTCATTCACTGCTTGCGACCCAAGTCCTCTCGCGTGCCCGCAATACTTTTCAGGTGGAGCTTTCTTTGCGCAGTTTCTTTGCTGAACCGACGATTGCCCATTTAGCTCAAGTCATCCACCAAAGCCAGCCCATCCCCCAAGCCATTCCCCGGATCACCGCCCGCCGGGACGAAGACGCAGTATTCGAGCAGCTCCATCAACTCTGTGATGAAGAGATACGGGCCTTGCTAGAAGACATTTTGCGCGAAGAGGAAGTTAATCCATGA
- a CDS encoding non-ribosomal peptide synthetase, protein MSDLARHLAGRSPEEQRALLAQHLQRRSLKPKTFLSSFSQQRLWFLDQLGLNPALYNLPLALHLAGPLDPSALQRALNEIICRHEVLRTTFSESEGRVQQVVAPVLSLEITQIDVPPAWEVLATAEALTPFDLGRGPLLRAKLVHLAAEEHLLLLTMHHIISDGWSIGVLLQELSALYSASAQGQPSGLAPLPIQYADFAHWQHDWLQGATLQRELDYWRGQLAGAPTVLDLPTDFVRPPVQSYRGATFDFTLPTPLSHALKTLSQHEGATLFMTLLAVFKVLLYRYTSQEDLVVGSPIANRNRAELEPLIGFFVNTLVLRTNLSGEPTFREMLRRVRTMTLDAYDHQDLPFEKLVEHLQPERAMSYAPLFQVMFVLQNAPTPPSMMGGLALTPVEIPGSVAKFDLTLGMADTDQGIVAAFEYNTDLFAPETIARMAGHLLMLATAVSTDPDQAIHALPLLTPAERTQLLAPTPAQPDFPPERWMHQRFAAQAQQTPEAVALVYAETQLTYRQLNQQADALAHHLQTLGVGPEVTVGLCMERSFALVVGILGILKAGGAYVPLDPKYPQERLSFILEDAGVNILVTQRGLTLPPTRAQRVYLEGLPPRPTSLDQVEEGWKDQSTADSLAYLIYTSGSTGTPKGVMVSHGNLARLFTATDPWFQFGPADRWALFHSYAFDFSVWELWGALAYGGRLVIVPYEVSRSPEVFYDLLVREQVTVLNQTPSAFRQLMQAEVTASADLALRWVIFGGEALDLASLKPWYERHREDQPRLVNMYGITETTVHVTYRPLTQADAQTATGSFIGQPLPDLGVYLLDAHGQPVPVGVPGELYVGGAGVARGYWKRPELTQERFIAHPFQPGTRLYRSGDLARYRTDGGLEYLGRIDQQVKIRGFRIELGEIQTVLTEHPSVRETVVLAREEQPTDVRLVAYVVLHEPATGAELRQFLQARLPEFMVPAHFVPLSALPLTANGKVDRKALPAPDRSDTPTNFVPPQTPVEIVLAEVWGELLRHSEVGVQDDFFALGGHSLLATQVISRLREVLGIEIPLRYLFEAPTIARLSTLLLQDPQRRRRMEKRAQLLVDLADLPSPEVQTLLDKTTALEGGTRP, encoded by the coding sequence ATGAGCGACTTGGCCCGACACTTAGCTGGACGTTCCCCTGAAGAACAGCGGGCTCTGCTAGCCCAGCACCTCCAGCGACGCAGCCTCAAGCCTAAGACCTTCCTCTCCTCATTTTCGCAGCAACGGCTGTGGTTTCTGGACCAGTTGGGGCTCAATCCTGCGCTCTACAACCTGCCCCTGGCGCTACACTTGGCGGGTCCGCTCGACCCGAGTGCGCTACAACGGGCACTCAACGAGATTATCTGCCGCCATGAGGTCTTACGCACGACTTTTAGCGAAAGCGAAGGTCGGGTGCAGCAGGTCGTGGCTCCAGTTTTGTCTCTGGAAATCACACAGATAGACGTCCCCCCTGCCTGGGAAGTGCTGGCTACCGCCGAAGCCCTGACCCCCTTCGATCTAGGCCGAGGGCCACTCCTGCGGGCCAAACTGGTGCACCTCGCCGCAGAAGAACACCTACTTTTGCTGACGATGCACCATATTATCAGCGATGGCTGGTCGATTGGCGTGCTGCTCCAGGAGCTATCCGCCCTCTACAGCGCCTCCGCCCAAGGCCAACCCTCTGGGCTTGCGCCCCTGCCGATTCAGTACGCTGACTTCGCCCACTGGCAGCACGACTGGCTCCAGGGTGCTACTTTGCAGCGCGAGCTGGACTATTGGCGCGGGCAATTGGCCGGTGCCCCGACAGTCCTAGACCTGCCTACGGACTTTGTGCGCCCACCCGTCCAGAGCTATCGGGGGGCGACCTTTGACTTTACGCTCCCCACACCCCTCAGCCATGCCCTCAAAACCCTCAGCCAACACGAAGGCGCAACGCTGTTCATGACACTGTTGGCGGTATTTAAAGTGTTGCTCTACCGCTACACCAGCCAGGAAGACTTGGTCGTAGGCTCCCCCATCGCCAACCGCAACCGCGCTGAACTCGAACCGTTGATTGGCTTTTTCGTCAACACTTTAGTCCTCAGGACTAACCTGAGTGGCGAACCGACCTTCCGGGAGATGCTCCGGCGCGTGCGTACGATGACGCTTGACGCCTACGACCATCAAGACCTGCCCTTCGAAAAACTGGTCGAGCACCTCCAACCAGAGCGAGCGATGAGCTACGCGCCGCTGTTTCAGGTCATGTTTGTCCTGCAAAACGCCCCAACGCCTCCCTCGATGATGGGTGGGCTGGCCCTCACCCCCGTAGAAATACCGGGCAGCGTAGCCAAGTTCGACCTCACGTTGGGTATGGCCGACACGGACCAAGGCATCGTCGCCGCCTTCGAATACAACACCGATCTCTTTGCCCCCGAGACCATCGCCCGGATGGCAGGCCACTTGCTCATGCTCGCCACAGCCGTCAGCACCGACCCCGACCAAGCCATCCACGCCCTGCCCTTGCTCACCCCAGCCGAGCGCACCCAACTGCTCGCCCCTACTCCGGCACAACCAGACTTTCCCCCAGAGCGTTGGATGCATCAGCGCTTTGCGGCTCAGGCTCAACAAACCCCCGAGGCGGTTGCCCTGGTCTATGCCGAAACACAGCTGACCTACCGCCAACTCAACCAGCAAGCGGACGCCCTAGCCCATCACCTCCAAACCCTGGGCGTCGGCCCCGAAGTGACCGTTGGGCTGTGTATGGAGCGCTCTTTCGCCTTGGTCGTCGGGATTCTCGGTATCCTTAAGGCGGGCGGAGCCTACGTTCCGCTTGACCCCAAATATCCCCAAGAGCGCCTGAGCTTCATCCTGGAGGACGCTGGGGTAAATATTCTGGTGACCCAGCGGGGTCTGACGCTGCCGCCCACCAGAGCACAGCGGGTGTATCTGGAAGGGTTGCCCCCCCGCCCGACTTCCTTAGATCAAGTAGAGGAAGGCTGGAAGGACCAGAGCACCGCCGACTCCCTCGCCTACCTCATCTATACCAGCGGCTCCACCGGCACACCTAAAGGAGTGATGGTCAGTCATGGCAATCTGGCACGCCTCTTCACAGCCACAGACCCCTGGTTCCAGTTTGGGCCAGCGGATCGGTGGGCGCTGTTTCACTCCTACGCCTTTGATTTCTCGGTCTGGGAACTTTGGGGAGCCCTGGCCTACGGCGGGCGCTTGGTCATCGTGCCCTATGAGGTCAGTCGTTCTCCAGAAGTGTTTTACGACCTGTTGGTCCGCGAACAGGTCACCGTCCTCAACCAGACTCCCTCAGCTTTTCGCCAATTGATGCAGGCAGAAGTAACTGCTTCTGCTGACCTTGCCCTGCGCTGGGTCATCTTTGGCGGGGAAGCGCTGGATCTCGCCAGCCTAAAACCTTGGTACGAGCGCCACCGCGAGGACCAACCCCGGCTGGTCAATATGTACGGCATCACCGAGACCACCGTCCATGTCACCTATCGCCCCTTGACCCAAGCCGATGCCCAGACTGCGACGGGCAGTTTTATCGGTCAGCCCCTCCCCGACTTGGGGGTGTACCTGCTCGATGCTCACGGCCAACCTGTCCCTGTTGGCGTGCCTGGAGAACTGTATGTCGGGGGTGCAGGCGTAGCCCGTGGCTATTGGAAGCGCCCCGAGTTGACCCAAGAGCGCTTCATCGCCCATCCCTTCCAACCGGGCACCCGCCTCTACCGCAGCGGGGACCTAGCCCGCTACCGCACCGATGGTGGCCTGGAATACCTAGGGCGTATCGACCAACAGGTCAAGATCCGGGGCTTTCGCATCGAGTTGGGGGAGATTCAGACCGTACTGACCGAACACCCCAGCGTGCGCGAAACGGTGGTTTTGGCGCGCGAAGAGCAGCCCACCGATGTGCGATTGGTCGCGTATGTCGTCCTGCATGAGCCCGCCACGGGAGCTGAATTGCGCCAATTTCTTCAGGCACGGCTCCCCGAATTTATGGTCCCGGCTCATTTCGTCCCCCTGAGTGCCCTACCGCTGACCGCCAACGGGAAGGTGGACCGCAAGGCCCTCCCTGCCCCAGATAGAAGCGACACCCCGACAAACTTTGTCCCGCCCCAGACCCCCGTGGAGATAGTCCTGGCTGAGGTCTGGGGCGAGCTGCTCCGGCATTCTGAAGTCGGGGTCCAAGACGATTTCTTTGCTTTGGGTGGGCATTCTCTGCTGGCGACCCAGGTAATCTCGCGTCTGCGCGAAGTGCTCGGCATCGAAATTCCCCTGCGCTATTTATTTGAAGCCCCGACTATTGCCCGTCTGAGTACCCTCCTCCTCCAGGACCCCCAACGCCGTCGTCGAATGGAGAAGCGGGCGCAACTGCTGGTAGACCTAGCAGATCTACCCAGTCCTGAAGTCCAGACCTTGCTCGATAAAACTACCGCTTTAGAAGGAGGTACCCGACCATGA